The region TTTCTATTCGAACTTTAATGAATATCAGTCGGTTTGCATGAATTCATCTGATTAGTTCAAATGCAGATTGAAATGTATGCAAACATTGGATGGCCGCCTTCCGCGTCCTCGTATCCGTGTTTTCGGACTGATCCATGAAGAATGGGGGTGGAAATTTATAGGTTGcccattggagatgctctaagatcatTTAGATCACTCGTTTTCTTTTTCATCTTAGCAAAGAATGGTACAGGGTGAATGCGAGGCGTGGCTGGACTGTGTGGAGAAATCATGCATACATGAGCTGCAGGAACAATCCTGTGGAGTAACGGACAAGCAGCTAGCTGGCTGGAGCTGCTAGTAGTGCTGCATGCATGCCACTCGGACCATGCATGGCAACCACCGGGCCGGGTGGGTAGAACGCCGCTATCAACTCGACTCGATTGGATGTCCACTCCGCCCATGCGTGCTGGCCTAAATCGATCGTTTGCGCCTTTCAGGTTTGGCATGATTGATCACACGCCAGTAGTAGCAGTTGCACGTTTCTGTGGAGCCTAAATAAGAATATTATACTAGGTGTAGTGGCATTTCCGTTCAATTTACGCAAGATGCACGACTCTCAAAAGTAGATCCAGCAATTGGCCGTGTTATAATTCAAATGTATATATATATTTGTTTGGGGTGAAATGAATCATTTGGTTGATTAATTAATTCAGAGTAGTTGAACCACCCATGATCTGAAGAGGCTTGTCcagctcactcactcactcactcccACACTCGTACGTGCACCGCTATAGCTCCTCTCTCTCACCTCATCTTCTACACCCGTCCACTGTATAGCTTGGAAGGTAGCAGCAACTGGGGAACAGCTAGCTAAGCACCGCTGCACCGGTGGCGTGCCGGAAGGAGAAGCATATCGGAGGGGATGCCGACGGTGCGGCGGCGGAACCCGGACGTGCACGTGAAGGCGCTGGAGGGCATCGTGTCGGCCAACACCTTCCTCACCGTGGCCGTCTTCATCGGCATCACGGGCACCATCACGCCCTCCTCCACCGTCCCGCGGAACTGCGTCGCCGGGGACGACATCGCCCAAAACTTCTTCCTCTTCGAGATCCTCTCCTTCGGCTTCTACCTGCTGTCCAGCCTGGTGGCGCAGGGCATGAAGCTGTCCGTCACGCTGCTGGCCGCCGGCGACGACTTCTACGGCGACGGCGAGCAGAAGCCGGTCATGACGGACGACTGCGAGGAGATGCCGGCGTGGCGCGCCGCGGGCCCCCGGGAGCGGCGCCGCGCCGTGCTGCGGTACGCGCGGCCCATGATGCTGCTGGCCGCCGCGTGCTCCATCATGGGCACCTTCTTCCTGCTGCTCTCCATGATCGACGCCATCCAGCTCAAGTTCGGGATCCTGTCCTGCAACATCCCGCTCGCCGTCGGCGCCACCTTCGCGCTCTCCGTGCTCGCCGTCTCCGGCCTGCTCTTCTACGGCTGCACCGTCGGATACGCGCTCTACAACTACCTGCCGTGACCGCGACCGCTCACCCGCTTGCCCACCCACACCTAACTCTTCTCTGCCTTTGTTTACAGTCTCCTTTTTCACTTTTACAGTGCGCGGTTAATATATATTCTGGGATTAGTTTTCTCTTAGTgtaagaagtactccctccgtttctaaatatttgtttttttagagattcaaatggactatcacatacggatgtatatagacatattttagagtgtagattcactcattttgcttcgtatgtagtcgttTAAACctctagaaagataaatatttagaaacagagggagtagtacagtaCATATTTTATTGAAAGGAATGGTACGGTATTCGTTTCCAGAAAGTAAGGAGTGCATTTGAAGAAATTTGTTGCCTCGACAGTCGAGATCCATGAGATTATTAGTTAAGCACGCACATACTACATCGGGTGTGATCTGGCATCTTGCAGTTCCTTCCAAAACTAGTAATTGTGCACGTGCACGCACGTGTGACTTTAGTAAAAAAAGGTTTGCATTAAGTTTCTGAACCCTAAACTTGTATGCATACTATTATACCTACTTAGACTTCTAATCCCTAAAATCGGAACCCTAAATCTAATTCTCAAGCTGCCAACAACCTGCGCTAGCAGGCCAACCGGCCAAGGTCTGCGCCCTTCATTATGCCGGCATGGAAGAGAGAAGCCAATGACTGAGGGGCGGGACGGNNNNNNNNNNNNNNNNNNNNNNNNNNNNNNNNNNNNNNNNNNNNNNNNNNNNNNNNNNNNNNNNNNNNNNNNNNNNNNNNNNNNNNNNNNNNNNNNNNNNNNNNNNNNNNNNNNNNNNNNNNNNNNNNNNNNNNNNNNNNNNNNNNNNNNNNNNNNNNNNNNNNNNNNNNNNNNNNNNNNNNNNNNNNNNNNNNNNNNNNNNNNNNNNNNNNNNNNNNNNNNNNNNNNNNNNNNNNNNNNNNNNNNNNNNNNNNNNNNNNNNNNNNNNNNNNNNNNNNNNNNNNNNNNNNNNNNNNNNNNNNNNNNNNNNNNNNNNNNNNNNNNNNNNNNNNNNNNNNNNCCCTCCAAGTTCCTTAAGGCTTCCATGAAGTTTATTCACACAAAATAGAACTGCAACCAACAAGTATTACTGAGCAAAACCAAGAGGATCGCCCAAAAGGAAGAAATAAAGCAGATAGCCTCACATGGACCAACAAAGAGCAATGGTCTTGAAGATTGCAAAGCATACAAGGAGTAAGAGAAGAAAAGTACTCTTTGTATCTGAATTTTGCCTTCCTTTTTGTGTGCGCATGCTGCATCTGTGTCATGTGGAGAATTAATCAAGATCTGCAATGAAAATGTTGACACTTTGCATGTTCTTGTGGGTGATGGTCCGAACTCTGAAGCCTATGGAATGAAATGTCATATACTTGTATCATTGAAGTTGTCTATTGTATGCAAAGAAAACACCATTATTTTCTTGTTCAATCATCAACCTTGTCTTACTCTGTAATATGCACTGAAAAAACCAGTGATTCTGCATATACACGCAATATGCGTGAACTATATTCTGCATATTCCTTGGAACCTGACACAAGGCAGTTTGCCCACTTTGGTATTTCACCCTCACATTAAGTAGTTTAACCAGCATGAGATTACCGCCCAAATAATAAGAGCACATGGTTCGTTAGAGTTTTACACAAAAGAGAAAGTTTTACTGCAGCACAGTAATAAATAATAATACAATTTTCGAAGACAAGCCACCTGTGGCATCAAGGATCTCATCTATACCAGAAACCAATGGCACCTACAAAGCTAAATTCTTCATAGCTCCAAAATACACAACAAAGTGTCAAGCGCTATTTATGAAGAACCTAGTGCTTTACATTGGTTCACATTGCCCTCACATAGAACTGGCTATACTACAGATCATATTGTACAGGAGTGACCGCTGCATCTTTTAATTAACTGAATTGTATCCAGGATACATCATCAGATCACACCATCTACAATAATAAATATTATCAGCAAAGAAATAATACCAATTGAAAAAAAAATACCGTTGGTTATTGGACGCCATGAGACGGGGGCGCCATGAGACGGACGGTGCCGCCAGATGTGGGTTCTTATCTAATCAAATCCCATCATACAACCAGAACAGAATTAAGAGGAATTTTTTCTGGATAGCCTCGCATGGGCAATCCAACACGTCCCAATTTTGCGAGAAACAAGCAGATCATCAACAAGCTCTTACAACATTGCTCATGAGGCTCTAAACTCTGAATTCGAGTGTGTCTTGTATTGTAATTCGAGTGGATCATAGATTCTATTGGTTGTAGGAAAATGTTTCAGGCTATGCAATTCACGCTATAATTGACTGAATATTTGGTACGTATCCCTGTAAAGAAAAGGTTGTAATGCAGAAAAGTGGTGTAAAAAATAGAACATCAAAGGAACTACAAAttaccaagaaaaagaaaataacaaGTGTGGAGCAGATCAGTGTTACCTTTGTGACATACTCGCCTACACCCTTCCAAAAATAACAATCAAAGCAAGCGGCTGCAGATTCAAAAAGGAAGGACATGTGTACAGCTCGTGTGCTCTTGCAATTTTTGGTATGAAAGAATGCATTTTATTTCagcgcaaaaaaagaagaaaatgatgATAGGTTACAGAAAAACAAGTACATACACCAAATTAAAGGAACACattttttatttgcaaaaaagaAACCAGGCAACTACGCAATTTAAAGGAACACATTTAGTTTTATTCTAACCTGGATCCAAGAGGACATTGAATGCATGAATCCAACGTTGTGACACTGTCACGGAGTACAGGCAACATTCCTAGCAACTTGACAGAAGATGTGTTGTCGAACACACCGTATCTTGACAGTCATGTACTTGAACCAGTTACAAATTCTTACTAAATGATTCCTCATTTCTTAATAAAAACGATAGACAAATGAGGATCTCTTAATATGCTCGATAGAAAAGCATTGCCAAACAAGTCAGATCCCAGTAAGTGGTGTTGATTCAGCCAACAGGAGAATGAAATCTCATTATAACTCATTGGTAAAACATAGACATATTATACATCAACTAATGCGAGTACTGTCATACAAAGACAAATAGTAAGTAATATGCTAACTCTTGCCAAATGAGGATGCGTAAACACAACAGTGTATACTGTATATTTCCCTTGCACCGCCAAAATTTTCAGTGGTTCCTAGAGTTTAGAAAGCTCAGAAATAATTTCATCCATTCCCAGAGTTTCTATGAAAAAAAAGAACAAGCATCTACTTGCAACCTCACATGTGAGCACTTAGATTGAACACACATGTTCTGAACCAGAAAATTCAAGCACAGTAACAGGTAAGGTCACCACGCACCTAGGAGCATGATCTCAGGGAGAAGGCGTTTG is a window of Triticum dicoccoides isolate Atlit2015 ecotype Zavitan chromosome 2B, WEW_v2.0, whole genome shotgun sequence DNA encoding:
- the LOC119366876 gene encoding uncharacterized protein LOC119366876, whose amino-acid sequence is MPTVRRRNPDVHVKALEGIVSANTFLTVAVFIGITGTITPSSTVPRNCVAGDDIAQNFFLFEILSFGFYLLSSLVAQGMKLSVTLLAAGDDFYGDGEQKPVMTDDCEEMPAWRAAGPRERRRAVLRYARPMMLLAAACSIMGTFFLLLSMIDAIQLKFGILSCNIPLAVGATFALSVLAVSGLLFYGCTVGYALYNYLP